The sequence GTTCAACTTATTCTTGGCAGCAAACAAGAACGAGGCGCTCAATACAATAATGCCAGCTTCTTTACGATCTGCAATTATGAGCAGGTTTTACGCGATATCATCGAAATCGAATCAGTGTCCTGGGATTTGATCATTCTGGATGAGGGTCAAAGAATAAAAAATTGGGAGGCCCAAACCAGTCGGATGATTAAATCTTTAAAATCACAGTATGCCCTAGTGCTCACAGGAACACCGCTCGAAAACAGATTGGAAGAACTTCACTCTGTTGTTGAATTTGTTGATGAGCACCACCTGGGGCCGGCTTTTCGGTTTTACAACCGCCATAAGATGGTGGACGAAAAGGGCCGACCACTCGGTTACAAAAACCTCGACGAGTTGCGAAAAAATCTAAAACCCATTTTGCTCAGACGCACACGCCAGTCTGTAATGCAGGACCTGCCGCCACGCACGACCGAAATTGTTCGTATTATTCCTACTGCGGAACAACTGGAACTGGATCAACAATACAAAAAATTAATATCACTCATTATTCACAAACCCTACATTTCCGAGATGGATCTTTTACGTCTGCAAAAATATCTGCTGATGTGCCGCATGTCAGCCGACAGCACTTTTCTCGTCAACAAACAAGAACCAGGGTATTCTTCAAAACTCACGGAACTTGATCATTTATTGGGCAACCTGCTGGCCGAACAGGATCGTAAAATCATTCTTTTTTCGGAATGGACAACGATGTTGAATTTGATCGAGCCGTTGATAGAAAAGCATGGGGCCAAATTTGTGCGCTTGGACGGTTCGGTGCCGCAGAAAAAACGTCAGGGCTTGGTGAACGAATTTCAAAACAATCCTAATTGCCGGATTTTCATTGCCACCAACGCGGGCAGTACCGGTTTGAATTTGCAAGCAGCCAACACCGTCATTAATGTGGACCTCCCTTGGAATCCTGCCGTTCTGGAACAACGCATCGCCAGAGCCCATCGCATGGGGCAAAAGCGGCCCATTCAAGTTTACCTTTTGGTGACAACCGAAACATTGGAAGAAAATCTCCTGCAAACGATCGCCGCAAAGCATGAGCTGGCGCTTGCGGCACTGGATCCTGAATCAGACGTCACGCAAGTGGATTTATCGTCAAGCATGGAGGAATTAAAGAAACGTTTGGAAGTGCTGACCGGTAAAAAACCGGACGCCTCACCCGACGCAAGCCAAGAAAAACAAACCATCACAGAAGCCGCACTGGTCAAGAAACGTGAGACCATTGCCAAAGCGGGAGGCGAATTGCTCAGTGCCGCCTTTTCATTTATGGGTGAAGTTTTAACACCAAAAGAAAAAAATAATGATGATGGTGTGGAAGAAAAGAACAAAAAAATGGCGGCTGTTTTTAAACAAAATTTGGCAGAGTGCCTGATTCGCGATGATGATGGCCATTTAAAACTTACGGTCAACCTGCCCAATGAGGCCGTGCTGGATCATTTGGCACTGTCACTGGCCAGAATTTATCAGATGAGCAATGTAAGTGCGGCAGTTTCATACTAACAAGCCCTCTGTATAGGCTACAGCTTGCTTCGGCTTATGGGCTACGAGCCGCGTCAGATTTCGCAAAAAGTCCTCGACGTACCCTAAGGTACGCCTGCGGGCTTTTTGCTCATCTTCCTTCTCTCGCCACATAATCCTCGCAATCTGTAGCCTATACAGAGGACTTGTTAGTAGGGGGAAAAATGAACAAAGGTCAGCGGCAAAAAAAGTTTCGCAATTTGGGCCTAGGCAGGTGGACAAGTCTACGTTGGTCTGAAGTTCTCAGCCGGAAGGGCTCACTAATTTCAAAAATTGAATAGGATTTAAGATTTGGCATTGTTTAAAATTTTTTAATTTTAATAACACGCTATCTCCGCTAACCAAATATTGGGCTTTGCCAAGCATGGCCAGTTGGAGAAATTTTTCGTCGTCAGGATCTTCTAACGAGGGGACCTTTGTTTTTCTTTCTTGAACTATTTCTACAAAGGGGAGCAATTCTTCTTCCAAAAGATATTTTATTTCTGCTTCTGTTAATTTAAACTTAGGGTAAGAAAGTACTCTTAAGTATTCGCTCATGACTGATTTTGACAGAAGATATTGAAAAGATTTTTGTTTCCATAAAGGGACCAGTTGAGCAACAACGCCTTCGAATAAAAGAGCCGATATGAAAACATTTGTGTCAATAACCACGCGAATTTTCATGAAAATGCTTTCGATCGCACTTGCCGAATAATTTTGGGAATTTCTTCTTCACGCAGCCCTAATGATTTTATCTTTTGCCTAATTGTTTTTAGATGTTCATGGGAATTTTTAATTTCAACAGGTCTAAGACAAATAGCCCCATCTTGATAGGAAACATCAAAGTAATGAGTGTCCCCCACCTTATCAATAACTTCCTTTGGAATGGTGATCTGATTTTTATAGGTGCGTTTTGCCAGCATGATTACTCCTAGTAATGAAGTAATGATACATTAATTTGGCAGATCTGTCAATCTGTCCATTAGGGAACAGTTAATTTATTGAACTCATTCTGCAAATATTGTGATGCTAGAGCGTAAGATTCGGGCGTGCCTATGTCTAAAAATGGGCCGGTTCCAACAATGCCGTATAATTCTTTTCCGATTAAGTGGATGAAAAAATCTTTTTCAATAGAGAATTCTTTTTGGGGAGGGAAGGCTTCGATCGCTTTTCGTTGAATGATATAAATCCCTGCACTAATTAAGCCAGTTGCTTTTTTGCTGTTTTTTTCTTGGAACCCACTAATTTCCCCGTTTTCTTCCAGATTAACTTGCCCAAAACGCGAGCCATCATCAACTTGGCTTAACCATAAAGTGGCCGCAGCCTTCTTTTTAGTGTGAAAATCTTTCATTAAATTAAAATCCCAGGGGCAAAAAGAATCTCCATTCAACACCAGGAAGTTATCGGTATTCATTTTATTTAAAGCTAAACGAACCGCGCCGCCTGTGCCCAAGGGCGCAATCTCATGAGAATAAGCAATCTTCATGCCCCATGAAGCGCCGTTTTTAAAATACCCTTCTATAATATGGCTTAAATAACTCGTTGCTAAAACGACATTCAAAATTCCTTTTGATTTTAGAGATATTAAAAGCCATTCCAAGAAGGGCTTGCCCGACACCGGCACCATGGGTTTAGGTAAATCGCTGAAAATATCTTTAAGCCGAGTGCCTTTTCCGCCTACAAGAATCAAAGCATCCAATTTTTGCTTCCTATTCAACGTTCAAAAAAGATTTTTCTACTAATTCAGAAAGGATATGTTCGATCAAAAGATGCATTTCTTGGATCCTAGGGGTGTCATCAGAGGGGGCCTTAATAACCAGGTCACTTATTTTGGCAATATCTCGTTCAACTGAGCCGGTTAATAAAATGGTGCGGATGGCCATTTTAGCAGCCGCTTGAAATGCTTTTAAAACGTTTTTTGATGAACCGCTGGTGCTGATTCCTATAAGAATGTCGTTTTTTTTGCCGATCCCTTCCAATTGTCTGCTGAAGACATCTTCGAAAGCATAATCATTGGCAATTGCGGTCAAAGTTGAAGTGTCGGTTGTGAGGGCGATAGCAGCTAAAGCTTTTCTGTCTTTGTAGAAACGACACAGAAATTCCGCAGCCAGGTGCTGGGCATCTGCTGCGCTGCCCCCATTGCCACAAACGATGAGTTTATTACCGGACTTAAGGCTGCTAATGACCCAATCGGCTGCTTTTTGAATATTACTTAGGCAGTGGTCGTCGGACAATAAGTTCTTTAAATTTTCTAACGATTTTAGAATTTTTTCTTGTATCATGATTTTCTTTTTCTCGGATTTTTGATTCAAGAAGTCAACTGAAGATCATAAATTCTTTATTTTTTACAATTTAACTTTTACAGGTAAGGGGGAATTGTTTTTTGTGTCAGCACCCAAAAGATAGAAAATACCCCAGCAATACACATCGTTATTTCCCAAAAGTGCGCAAGTTGCTGAGCCCGAAGTAGAAATTTGTTTAGCTGGGGAGGGTAAGCCTAAAACTTGAGTGGGTATGTTGGTGTCCTTAAAAGAGCCATTACCCAGTTGGCCAAACATATTATTGCCTAAGCACCATAGAGTGCTGTCTTGTAACAAAGCGCAAATAACGCTGTGAAACCCGCCTACGTGAAATCCATCAACGCTGAGAGCTTTGACCCCCTGTAGCTCAGGGATTTGCACTGGGGTGGAAGAAGTAAATTTAAAACCTGGCAGTGCATTGCCAAATTCTCCATCATAGGTCGTTCCCCAACACCAAACCGTGCCATCTTTTTTTAAAGCACAAAAGTAATGATTAGAAGATTCAATGGCCAAGACTTCTTCGAGATTTTTAACTTGCACAGGAGTAAAAGTATCTTCTTGAATCTCATCGTTTCCTAAGGCCCCATGCGCATCTTCTCCCCAGCACCAAACGGTGCCATCTTTTTTTAAGGCGCAGGTACTCGCTATGGCCATGGCGAAAGAGGTTACTTCTTCTAAATTGGGAATCAAGGTAGGTTCTTTGACCGGCAAGTGAGTTGGCCCAAGCACTGGCGAGCTTGGATCTATTTCGGTAAAGCTCCCACATTGCAAGTGGCTGTTGTAACCCCAGCAATAAACCTGGCCATTACTCAAGGCGCACGAATGGGATTTACCGTCACTATTAACATAGGTTACATTCGTTAACTGGCTCACTAAAATAGGGTCTGTTTCTCCTTTTGTGGTTCCATTACCGAGTTGATATTTTGTGTTATTGCCCCAACAATATAAATTTTGAGTATCATCGATTAAACAACTGTGAATGCCACCGTGAGGATTGAAAAACGCAATATTTTCCATGGTGAAGGGGACAGGATAAAGCTGTAAATTATCTGGAGAAAAATAGATGTTTAATTTTTGTCCCCAATACCATGCTTTGCCTGATTTTTTGAGTGCACAGCTGGTTACCCCCGCAGCGAGTTGGATAATCTCTTCAGAAGGTTCAGAAGGTGTTGGAGAGGGGATGGGTGTTAGCGTTGGGGTCGGAATTGGAGTTGGAATAGAACTGGGGGTCGGAGATGATATAGGAGTAGGGTCAGGGCTTGGCGTGGGTGCAGGCACTGGCTTGCAAAACGCCCCGCTAGTAGTATTTTTGCAAGCAGCCTGCGGGTCTAGGGCCTGGCAATCAATGGCCACAAAGGTTTGCGAACTTCCCTTGCAAGCTTGTTCCAATAAAATATTGCCTTTACAAACATCGTGAAAATTTTTGATTTTGCAAAATTTATCTCCGCAAACAAAATAATCGCTTAAATTGCCTGAGGGGTAATTAGTTGCTTGCACAGCAGTTACTGCCCCGGGAAAGTTAATCGAATCGTCGTTGAGTTCAGGCACGACAACGGGAAAGACCTTGGCAATAAAATACCAAAATTTCCATTTCGATAATGCTTCATAGTCGGATTGATCGGAATCAAAGCAGCTGGGAGCCAATGGATTGATTTTATTGAATGACCAACTGTTGAAAGGAAATATAAGAAAGACGAATGTAATAAGGATAGCCAAGCGCCGCTGATTCATGTTTTCCTCCCTCTAGGAAAACACCCATCCTTATTCTCGGCTCATTGTAATGGATTGCCGATTTAAGTAAATGAAAAAGTTTAAATAGAAGCATTGAGGTTACAGCAGATTTTGCGAGGGGTTCATTAATTTTAAAAATTGGATAGGATTTAAGATTTGGCATTGTTTAAAATTTCTTAATTTTAATAACACATTATCTCCGCTAACCAAATATTGGGCTTTACCCAGCGTGGCCAGTTGGAGAAATTTTTCATCGTCAGGATCTTCCAACGAGGGAACCTTTACTTTTCTTTCTTCAACTATTTCTACAAAGGGGAGCAATTCTTCTTCCAAAAGATATTTTATTTCTGCTTCTGTTAATTTAAACTTAGGGTAAGAAAGTACTCTTAAATATTCGCTCATGACCGATTTTGACAAAAGATATTGAAAAGATTTTTGTTTCCATAAAGGGACTAGTTGGGCAACAATGCCTTCGAATAAAAGAGCCGATATGAAAACATTTGTGTCAATAACCACACGAATTTTCATGAAAATGCTTTCGATCGCACCTGCCGGATGATTTTGGGAATTTCTTCTTCACGTAACCCTAACGATTTTATCTTTCGCCGGATTGTTTTTAGATGTT is a genomic window of Deltaproteobacteria bacterium containing:
- a CDS encoding DEAD/DEAH box helicase, whose product is MKSLNQKPGVTMTETKKELTLKDRLSHLNYLQACRLLGQQGKDLIMQGGKFEIDIEGQVEMGAESFSVKFADAKTIIRSNPMRRNKIDFKCSVCEGHCEHIGATFALILEEKTALGLAKLPTARIPIESLSEQDLVARELQDRIERAQKERMTLKITDSKKIWADYLLTSKLSGKTYRVALRGFGLGESYCSCPDYKKNTLGTCKHILHAQNKIKTRFSTQQREEPYKRKNFSLHIRYGESPELRLLVPENMPNDILDLIKPIKDVPITDLHELFQIKNILEGEDFLVNIYPDAEEWIQKKLSLEKLKKISHEIRNDAKAHPLRQTLLKVELLPYQMDGIGFAVGAGRAILADDMGLGKTIQGIGVAELLAKKVGIKKVLVVCPTSLKSQWREEIGRFSGRNVQLILGSKQERGAQYNNASFFTICNYEQVLRDIIEIESVSWDLIILDEGQRIKNWEAQTSRMIKSLKSQYALVLTGTPLENRLEELHSVVEFVDEHHLGPAFRFYNRHKMVDEKGRPLGYKNLDELRKNLKPILLRRTRQSVMQDLPPRTTEIVRIIPTAEQLELDQQYKKLISLIIHKPYISEMDLLRLQKYLLMCRMSADSTFLVNKQEPGYSSKLTELDHLLGNLLAEQDRKIILFSEWTTMLNLIEPLIEKHGAKFVRLDGSVPQKKRQGLVNEFQNNPNCRIFIATNAGSTGLNLQAANTVINVDLPWNPAVLEQRIARAHRMGQKRPIQVYLLVTTETLEENLLQTIAAKHELALAALDPESDVTQVDLSSSMEELKKRLEVLTGKKPDASPDASQEKQTITEAALVKKRETIAKAGGELLSAAFSFMGEVLTPKEKNNDDGVEEKNKKMAAVFKQNLAECLIRDDDGHLKLTVNLPNEAVLDHLALSLARIYQMSNVSAAVSY
- a CDS encoding putative toxin-antitoxin system toxin component, PIN family, producing the protein MKIRVVIDTNVFISALLFEGVVAQLVPLWKQKSFQYLLSKSVMSEYLRVLSYPKFKLTEAEIKYLLEEELLPFVEIVQERKTKVPSLEDPDDEKFLQLAMLGKAQYLVSGDSVLLKLKNFKQCQILNPIQFLKLVSPSG
- a CDS encoding AbrB/MazE/SpoVT family DNA-binding domain-containing protein: MLAKRTYKNQITIPKEVIDKVGDTHYFDVSYQDGAICLRPVEIKNSHEHLKTIRQKIKSLGLREEEIPKIIRQVRSKAFS
- a CDS encoding nucleotidyltransferase family protein, which gives rise to MDALILVGGKGTRLKDIFSDLPKPMVPVSGKPFLEWLLISLKSKGILNVVLATSYLSHIIEGYFKNGASWGMKIAYSHEIAPLGTGGAVRLALNKMNTDNFLVLNGDSFCPWDFNLMKDFHTKKKAAATLWLSQVDDGSRFGQVNLEENGEISGFQEKNSKKATGLISAGIYIIQRKAIEAFPPQKEFSIEKDFFIHLIGKELYGIVGTGPFLDIGTPESYALASQYLQNEFNKLTVP
- a CDS encoding SIS domain-containing protein encodes the protein MIQEKILKSLENLKNLLSDDHCLSNIQKAADWVISSLKSGNKLIVCGNGGSAADAQHLAAEFLCRFYKDRKALAAIALTTDTSTLTAIANDYAFEDVFSRQLEGIGKKNDILIGISTSGSSKNVLKAFQAAAKMAIRTILLTGSVERDIAKISDLVIKAPSDDTPRIQEMHLLIEHILSELVEKSFLNVE
- a CDS encoding putative toxin-antitoxin system toxin component, PIN family, with the protein product MKIRVVIDTNVFISALLFEGIVAQLVPLWKQKSFQYLLSKSVMSEYLRVLSYPKFKLTEAEIKYLLEEELLPFVEIVEERKVKVPSLEDPDDEKFLQLATLGKAQYLVSGDNVLLKLRNFKQCQILNPIQFLKLMNPSQNLL